One Thermithiobacillus tepidarius DSM 3134 genomic window carries:
- the soxA gene encoding sulfur oxidation c-type cytochrome SoxA translates to MKNWFIALGALGLLSAAPLVQASPQQDYQQLKKLYQERFPGVTFKDYGYGAYALDKGLMAQFQAAMEFNPGDMALDEGKQLWDKPFANGKTYASCYPNGGKGVATGYPRYDEKLKTVVTLPMTLNMCREANGEKPLPYGKPEIVALETYLKSLSNGMPINVKVSGKEALAKYEAGKAYYNARRGQLNFSCATCHVQNAGKMIRADLLSPMMGQANHFPTYRGAWNRVGTMQDRYRGCNSQVRAKPEDFESENYRNLEYYHTYMSNGIPIEVPGYRK, encoded by the coding sequence CGCAGCAGGATTATCAGCAGCTCAAGAAGCTCTATCAGGAGCGCTTTCCCGGCGTGACCTTCAAGGACTATGGCTACGGGGCCTATGCCCTGGACAAGGGGCTTATGGCGCAGTTCCAGGCGGCCATGGAGTTCAATCCCGGCGACATGGCCCTGGATGAAGGCAAACAGCTTTGGGACAAGCCATTCGCCAACGGCAAGACCTACGCCAGCTGCTACCCCAACGGCGGCAAGGGCGTGGCGACGGGCTACCCGCGCTACGACGAGAAGCTCAAGACCGTGGTGACCCTGCCCATGACGCTGAACATGTGCCGGGAAGCCAACGGCGAGAAGCCGCTGCCTTACGGCAAGCCGGAGATCGTGGCTCTGGAAACCTATCTGAAGTCCCTGTCCAACGGCATGCCGATCAATGTCAAGGTCAGCGGCAAGGAAGCATTGGCCAAGTACGAGGCCGGCAAGGCCTATTACAACGCCCGCCGCGGCCAGCTCAACTTCTCCTGCGCCACCTGCCACGTGCAGAACGCGGGCAAGATGATCCGTGCCGACCTGCTCTCGCCGATGATGGGCCAGGCCAACCACTTCCCCACCTATCGGGGGGCCTGGAATCGGGTGGGCACGATGCAGGATCGCTACCGGGGCTGCAACTCCCAGGTGCGAGCCAAGCCGGAGGACTTCGAAAGCGAGAACTACCGCAATCTGGAGTACTACCACACCTATATGAGCAACGGCATTCCCATTGAGGTGCCCGGCTACCGGAAATAA